The following proteins are co-located in the Enoplosus armatus isolate fEnoArm2 chromosome 10, fEnoArm2.hap1, whole genome shotgun sequence genome:
- the LOC139290971 gene encoding serine/threonine-protein phosphatase 2A 55 kDa regulatory subunit B gamma isoform isoform X2 has product MGEDTDATPTLNHRGFLPDHNYVTEADIISTVEFNHTGELLATGDKGGRVVIFQREPESKTEPFSQGEYNVYSTFQSHEPEFDYLKSLEIEEKINKIRWLPQQNAAHFLLSTNDKTIKLWKVSERDKRPEGYNLKDEEGRIKDMSTVTSLQVPVLRPMDLMVEVSPRRVFANAHTYHVNSISVNSDYETYMSADDLRINLWHLDITDRSFNIVDIKPANMEDLTEVITAAEFHPHHCNLFVYSSSKGTLRLCDMREAALCDKHSKLFEEPEDPSARSFFSEIISSVSDVKFSHSGRYLLTRDYLTAKVWDLNMESKPLETYQVHDYLRSKLCSLYENDCIFDKFECAWNGSDSVIMTGAYNNFFRMFDRNTKRDVTLEASRESSKPRAVLKPRRVCAAGGKRRKDDISVDSLDFTKKILHTAWHPTENIIAIAATNNLYIFQDKLNSEMH; this is encoded by the exons ctgATATCATCTCCACTGTTGAGTTCAACCACACAGGAGAGCTCCTGGCCACAGGGGACAAAGGAGGCCGTGTGGTCATCTTTCAGAGGGAACCtgag AGCAAGACTGAGCCATTCTCCCAGGGAGAGTACAATGTCTACAGCACCTTCCAGAGCCATGAGCCCGAGTTCGACTACCTTAAGAGTCTGGAGATCGAGGAGAAGATCAATAAGATCCGATGGCTGCCTCAGCAGAACGCCGcacacttcctcctctccaccaatg ATAAGACCATTAAGTTGTGGAAGGTGAGTGAAAGAGACAAACGGCCGGAGGGATACAACCTGAAGGATGAGGAGGGTCGCATCAAGGACATGTCCACTGTCACCTCCCTACAg GTGCCGGTGTTGAGGCCGATGGACCTGATGGTGGAGGTGAGCCCACGGCGAGTGTTTGCCAACGCCCACACCTACCACGTCAACTCCATCTCCGTCAACTCCGACTATGAGACCTACATGTCAGCTGACGACCTGAGGATCAACCTCTGGCATCTGGACATCACCGACCGCAGCTTCA ACATTGTGGACATCAAGCCAGCCAACATGGAGGATCTGACGGAGGTGATCACAGCGGCTGAGTTTCACCCCCACCACTGTAACCTGTTTGTCTATAGCAGCAGCAAAGGCACCCTGCGCCTCTGTGACATGAGAGAGGCAGCGCTGTGCGACAAACACTCCAAAT TGTTCGAGGAGCCCGAGGACCCCAGCGCCCGCTCCTTCTTCTCCGAGATCATCTCCTCGGTGTCGGATGTCAAGTTCAGCCACAGCGGTCGCTACCTGCTCACCAGAGACTACCTGACTGCCAAAGTCTGGGACCTCAACATGGAGAGCAAGCCCCTGGAGACGTACCAG GTTCACGATTACCTCCGCAGCAAGTTGTGTTCCCTTTATGAAAATGACTGCATCTTCGACAAGTTTGAGTGTGCCTGGAACGGCTCGGACAG TGTGATCATGACCGGAGCCTACAACAACTTCTTCCGCATGTTTGACCGGAACACCAAACGCGACGTGACCCTGGAGGCGTCAAGAGAGAGCAGCAAACCCCGAGCTGTGCTGAAGCCGCGGAGGGTCTGCGCCGCCGGAGGAAAGCGCCGGAAGGACGACATCAGCGTGGACAGCCTGGACTTCACCAAGAAGATCCTCCACACTGCCTGGCACCCGACCGAGAACATCATCGCCATCGCCGCCACCAACAATCTGTACATCTTCCAGGACAAACTCAACTCTGAGATGCATTAA
- the LOC139290971 gene encoding serine/threonine-protein phosphatase 2A 55 kDa regulatory subunit B beta isoform isoform X1 — protein MLSPIQVLCSDITTLSLEPEPFASYTEADIISTVEFNHTGELLATGDKGGRVVIFQREPESKTEPFSQGEYNVYSTFQSHEPEFDYLKSLEIEEKINKIRWLPQQNAAHFLLSTNDKTIKLWKVSERDKRPEGYNLKDEEGRIKDMSTVTSLQVPVLRPMDLMVEVSPRRVFANAHTYHVNSISVNSDYETYMSADDLRINLWHLDITDRSFNIVDIKPANMEDLTEVITAAEFHPHHCNLFVYSSSKGTLRLCDMREAALCDKHSKLFEEPEDPSARSFFSEIISSVSDVKFSHSGRYLLTRDYLTAKVWDLNMESKPLETYQVHDYLRSKLCSLYENDCIFDKFECAWNGSDSVIMTGAYNNFFRMFDRNTKRDVTLEASRESSKPRAVLKPRRVCAAGGKRRKDDISVDSLDFTKKILHTAWHPTENIIAIAATNNLYIFQDKLNSEMH, from the exons ctgATATCATCTCCACTGTTGAGTTCAACCACACAGGAGAGCTCCTGGCCACAGGGGACAAAGGAGGCCGTGTGGTCATCTTTCAGAGGGAACCtgag AGCAAGACTGAGCCATTCTCCCAGGGAGAGTACAATGTCTACAGCACCTTCCAGAGCCATGAGCCCGAGTTCGACTACCTTAAGAGTCTGGAGATCGAGGAGAAGATCAATAAGATCCGATGGCTGCCTCAGCAGAACGCCGcacacttcctcctctccaccaatg ATAAGACCATTAAGTTGTGGAAGGTGAGTGAAAGAGACAAACGGCCGGAGGGATACAACCTGAAGGATGAGGAGGGTCGCATCAAGGACATGTCCACTGTCACCTCCCTACAg GTGCCGGTGTTGAGGCCGATGGACCTGATGGTGGAGGTGAGCCCACGGCGAGTGTTTGCCAACGCCCACACCTACCACGTCAACTCCATCTCCGTCAACTCCGACTATGAGACCTACATGTCAGCTGACGACCTGAGGATCAACCTCTGGCATCTGGACATCACCGACCGCAGCTTCA ACATTGTGGACATCAAGCCAGCCAACATGGAGGATCTGACGGAGGTGATCACAGCGGCTGAGTTTCACCCCCACCACTGTAACCTGTTTGTCTATAGCAGCAGCAAAGGCACCCTGCGCCTCTGTGACATGAGAGAGGCAGCGCTGTGCGACAAACACTCCAAAT TGTTCGAGGAGCCCGAGGACCCCAGCGCCCGCTCCTTCTTCTCCGAGATCATCTCCTCGGTGTCGGATGTCAAGTTCAGCCACAGCGGTCGCTACCTGCTCACCAGAGACTACCTGACTGCCAAAGTCTGGGACCTCAACATGGAGAGCAAGCCCCTGGAGACGTACCAG GTTCACGATTACCTCCGCAGCAAGTTGTGTTCCCTTTATGAAAATGACTGCATCTTCGACAAGTTTGAGTGTGCCTGGAACGGCTCGGACAG TGTGATCATGACCGGAGCCTACAACAACTTCTTCCGCATGTTTGACCGGAACACCAAACGCGACGTGACCCTGGAGGCGTCAAGAGAGAGCAGCAAACCCCGAGCTGTGCTGAAGCCGCGGAGGGTCTGCGCCGCCGGAGGAAAGCGCCGGAAGGACGACATCAGCGTGGACAGCCTGGACTTCACCAAGAAGATCCTCCACACTGCCTGGCACCCGACCGAGAACATCATCGCCATCGCCGCCACCAACAATCTGTACATCTTCCAGGACAAACTCAACTCTGAGATGCATTAA